Proteins encoded by one window of Vibrio algicola:
- a CDS encoding DUF2797 domain-containing protein codes for MTFSITGTLAKLHSSLDPQQNNQVQYRLPVGDQSVDLMPYIGHVITLTHSGNIFCSSCGKKTKKSYSQGHCYVCMKKLASCDMCIMKPETCHYEVGTCREPQWGEENCMVDHFVYLSNTSSVKVGITRHTQIPTRWIDQGATQGLPIFKVKTRYISGLIEIELAKHIADKTNWRTLLKEDGAPMALQDKFAELLPQVLPTIEAIKQQYGEDAIEILSADITPIDYPVEQHPVKIVSHNFDKNPVVSGVLQGIKGQYLILDTGVINIRKFSSYEVTFSD; via the coding sequence ATGACTTTTAGCATTACAGGAACATTGGCCAAACTGCATTCCTCTCTTGATCCCCAACAAAACAATCAAGTTCAGTATCGCCTGCCGGTTGGCGATCAAAGCGTTGACCTAATGCCTTATATTGGGCATGTGATCACCTTGACTCACTCGGGTAATATTTTTTGCTCATCTTGCGGTAAAAAAACCAAAAAGAGTTACTCACAAGGCCATTGCTATGTGTGCATGAAAAAATTAGCCAGCTGCGATATGTGCATAATGAAGCCAGAGACCTGCCATTATGAGGTGGGAACTTGCCGTGAACCACAATGGGGCGAAGAAAATTGCATGGTCGATCATTTCGTCTATTTATCCAATACCTCAAGTGTGAAGGTTGGCATTACTCGTCACACTCAAATCCCCACTCGCTGGATCGATCAAGGGGCGACTCAAGGCCTGCCGATTTTTAAAGTAAAAACCCGTTATATCTCGGGTTTAATTGAAATTGAACTGGCCAAGCATATTGCCGATAAAACCAATTGGCGTACCTTGCTAAAAGAAGATGGCGCGCCGATGGCATTGCAAGATAAGTTTGCTGAGCTATTGCCACAGGTTTTACCAACCATTGAGGCCATTAAGCAGCAATATGGCGAAGACGCGATCGAGATTTTATCCGCTGATATCACACCGATTGACTACCCTGTTGAACAACATCCGGTAAAAATTGTTTCTCATAACTTTGATAAAAACCCCGTGGTATCTGGCGTTTTACAAGGCATTAAAGGCCAATATTTAATTTTAGATACGGGCGTGATCAATATTCGAAAATTCAGTTCCTATGAAGTGACATTTTCTGATTAA
- the artM gene encoding arginine ABC transporter permease ArtM — protein MNEQHIWQLVTGLQTSLELTVVALLVGCTLSLLMTISLITRTPVIHWLSRALITLFTGTPLLVQIFLIYYGPGQFEVIKNSIAWNWLSQPWFCAMLALALNTAAYSTQLFKGAFDAIPSGQWQACRALGMSTKTTLGVLLPYAIRRAIPAYSNEVILVFKGTSLASTITIMDLMGYAQRINAQTYDTLVVFGIAGAFYLVVNGALSLIFRQVEKKVLAFENTGH, from the coding sequence CTTTGCTGGTGGGTTGCACCCTTTCGCTCTTAATGACCATTAGTCTGATCACTCGTACTCCGGTGATCCACTGGTTGAGTCGCGCTTTAATTACTTTATTTACTGGCACCCCACTTTTGGTGCAAATATTCTTAATCTATTACGGCCCAGGGCAATTTGAGGTGATCAAAAATAGCATCGCGTGGAATTGGTTAAGCCAGCCTTGGTTTTGCGCAATGCTCGCGTTAGCGCTTAATACTGCCGCTTATAGTACTCAACTGTTTAAAGGCGCATTTGATGCCATTCCATCAGGTCAATGGCAAGCTTGTCGCGCGTTAGGTATGAGCACCAAAACCACCCTCGGCGTGTTACTTCCTTATGCCATTCGTCGCGCGATCCCAGCGTATTCCAACGAAGTGATTTTAGTCTTCAAAGGCACATCACTTGCCAGTACCATCACTATTATGGATTTAATGGGTTACGCGCAACGCATTAATGCCCAAACCTACGACACTTTGGTGGTGTTTGGCATTGCAGGTGCTTTCTATTTAGTGGTGAATGGCGCTTTGTCTTTAATTTTCAGACAAGTCGAAAAGAAAGTGCTCGCGTTTGAAAATACTGGCCATTAA
- a CDS encoding NAD-dependent malic enzyme has protein sequence MNKNDKRPLYITYAGPVLMATPLLNKGSGFTFEERKAFNLEGLLPEATETIQEQVERAYQQYKAFDNDMDKHIYLRNIQDTNETLFYRLVQNHITEMMPIIYTPTVGAACENFSNIYRRGRGLFISYPNRDRIDDLVNNATSQNVKVIVVTDGERILGLGDQGIGGMGIPIGKLSLYTACGGISPAYTLPIVLDVGTNNPQRLADPMYMGWRHPRITGDEYTKFVDDFIQSIQRRWPDALIQFEDFAQKNAMPLLERYKDKICCFNDDIQGTAAVSVGSLIAACHAAGSKLCEQRITFVGAGSAGCGIAEAIIAQMVAEGLTDQQARSQVYMVDRWGLLQEGMKNLLDFQKKLRQSKKNIAKWKGGEQGFSLLDVIKNAKPTVMIGVSGVPGLFSQEVVEAMHANCARPIIFPLSNPTSRVEGTPNDIFQWTKGQALVATGSPFEPVRYEGKDYPIAQCNNSYIFPGIGLGVLAVSASRVTDEMLRESSRTLAQCSPLAIKGKGALLPPLEEINAVSKKIAFAVAKKAIEQGVALEITDEALETAINNGFWQPEYRNYKRTAF, from the coding sequence ATGAATAAGAATGATAAACGTCCTTTATATATCACTTACGCCGGCCCAGTATTAATGGCCACCCCTCTTTTAAATAAAGGTAGCGGCTTTACCTTTGAAGAAAGAAAAGCATTTAACTTAGAAGGTCTATTGCCTGAAGCAACTGAGACCATTCAAGAACAAGTTGAACGCGCTTATCAGCAATACAAAGCTTTTGATAATGATATGGATAAACATATCTATCTGCGTAATATTCAAGATACCAATGAAACCCTTTTCTACCGACTCGTTCAAAATCACATTACCGAAATGATGCCGATCATCTACACCCCAACCGTGGGCGCGGCATGTGAGAACTTCTCGAATATTTATCGTCGTGGGCGTGGATTATTTATTTCTTACCCTAATCGTGATCGTATCGATGATCTGGTCAACAATGCCACCAGCCAAAATGTCAAAGTAATCGTAGTGACTGACGGTGAACGTATTCTTGGTCTTGGCGATCAGGGTATTGGCGGCATGGGGATCCCAATTGGTAAGTTATCACTGTATACCGCTTGTGGTGGTATTAGCCCAGCTTACACCCTACCAATTGTATTAGATGTGGGCACCAATAACCCCCAACGCCTAGCTGATCCTATGTACATGGGCTGGCGTCACCCTCGAATTACCGGTGATGAATACACCAAGTTTGTTGATGATTTTATTCAATCAATTCAACGTCGTTGGCCTGACGCACTTATCCAGTTTGAAGATTTCGCGCAAAAAAATGCCATGCCTTTACTTGAGCGTTATAAAGATAAAATTTGTTGTTTTAATGATGATATTCAAGGTACTGCAGCAGTCTCGGTGGGTTCATTGATCGCCGCATGTCATGCAGCGGGCAGTAAATTATGTGAGCAACGAATTACCTTTGTTGGCGCAGGTTCTGCTGGTTGTGGGATCGCAGAAGCGATTATTGCGCAAATGGTTGCTGAAGGATTAACCGATCAGCAAGCTCGCTCACAAGTGTATATGGTTGATCGTTGGGGCTTATTGCAAGAAGGCATGAAGAACCTACTCGATTTCCAGAAAAAACTGCGTCAGAGTAAGAAAAACATTGCGAAATGGAAAGGTGGTGAGCAAGGTTTCTCTTTGCTTGATGTGATCAAAAATGCCAAACCAACCGTGATGATTGGTGTTTCAGGTGTGCCTGGATTATTTAGTCAAGAAGTGGTTGAGGCGATGCACGCAAACTGTGCGCGTCCAATTATTTTCCCATTATCGAACCCTACTAGCCGAGTAGAAGGAACACCGAACGATATTTTCCAATGGACCAAGGGCCAAGCACTGGTTGCAACCGGCAGCCCATTTGAACCAGTACGCTATGAAGGTAAGGATTACCCTATCGCCCAATGTAACAACAGTTACATCTTCCCTGGTATTGGTTTAGGGGTATTGGCGGTTTCAGCGTCGCGTGTTACCGATGAAATGCTAAGAGAATCAAGCCGCACTTTGGCTCAATGTTCTCCACTGGCAATCAAAGGCAAAGGGGCCTTGTTACCCCCATTAGAAGAAATTAATGCGGTATCTAAGAAGATTGCTTTTGCGGTAGCCAAGAAGGCCATCGAACAAGGGGTTGCGCTTGAAATTACCGACGAAGCACTTGAAACCGCGATTAATAATGGTTTCTGGCAACCTGAGTATCGTAATTACAAACGAACAGCCTTTTAA
- a CDS encoding phosphoribosylaminoimidazolesuccinocarboxamide synthase, whose translation MSPANQVLAVNDDLPIRTDKPVHSGKVRSVYWLTEEDSRRLIKEKGYNVAADAPLAIMVISDRISAFDCIWRGEGGLNGVPGKGAALNAISNHWFQLFKDNGLADSHILDIPHPFVWIVQKAKPVMIEAICRQYITGSMWRAYQQGEREFCGIALPEGLEKDKVLPELLMTPSTKGILKGIPNVPEADDVNVTRHDIENNFAAFNFSQPSDIALYEKLLKEGFKVISQALDNVDQIFVDTKFEFGYVQDAKGNEKLIYMDEVGTPDSSRIWDKQAYNNGQIVENSKEGFRQFLLNHFPDPDILLNKKRMPERFSLAEDNALPVEEIMKISQTYLAIAEKVTGKTIVLSDDPKQEIIDVLRKEYDLID comes from the coding sequence ATGAGCCCTGCTAATCAAGTTCTTGCTGTCAATGATGATCTTCCAATCCGTACTGACAAACCAGTCCACAGTGGAAAAGTCCGCTCTGTTTATTGGCTCACCGAAGAAGATAGCCGCCGCTTAATTAAAGAAAAAGGCTATAACGTAGCAGCCGATGCCCCACTTGCCATTATGGTAATCAGTGATCGTATTTCAGCCTTTGATTGTATTTGGCGTGGCGAAGGTGGTTTAAATGGCGTACCAGGAAAAGGCGCGGCACTGAACGCTATCTCTAATCATTGGTTTCAACTTTTTAAAGACAATGGATTAGCCGATAGCCATATTCTTGATATCCCTCATCCGTTTGTCTGGATCGTACAAAAAGCCAAACCAGTCATGATTGAAGCGATTTGTCGTCAATATATTACTGGTTCAATGTGGCGAGCTTACCAACAAGGCGAACGTGAATTTTGCGGCATTGCACTGCCTGAAGGGCTAGAAAAAGATAAAGTGTTACCAGAACTTCTTATGACACCATCAACCAAAGGTATTTTAAAGGGTATTCCTAATGTGCCTGAAGCCGATGATGTTAATGTCACTCGCCATGACATTGAAAATAATTTTGCCGCATTTAACTTTTCTCAACCATCCGATATCGCTTTATATGAAAAGCTATTAAAAGAAGGTTTTAAAGTGATTAGCCAAGCACTGGATAATGTTGATCAGATTTTTGTCGATACCAAGTTTGAATTTGGTTATGTTCAAGATGCAAAAGGCAATGAAAAACTGATTTATATGGACGAGGTTGGCACGCCAGATTCATCACGTATTTGGGATAAACAAGCCTATAACAATGGTCAAATTGTCGAAAACTCCAAAGAAGGTTTCCGTCAATTTTTGCTTAACCATTTCCCCGATCCCGATATTTTGTTAAATAAAAAACGTATGCCAGAGCGTTTTTCCTTAGCAGAAGACAATGCGCTGCCCGTAGAAGAGATCATGAAAATCTCACAGACCTATCTTGCCATTGCCGAAAAAGTCACCGGTAAAACGATTGTACTGAGTGATGATCCAAAACAAGAAATCATCGATGTACTACGAAAAGAATACGATTTAATTGACTAA
- the ydiJ gene encoding D-2-hydroxyglutarate dehydrogenase YdiJ: MVVKHDNATNTEATSKDTSSNAGNNKRALPALTQSYSVDPKVATYLEELKQSGFDGDIEQTYASRLAMATDNSVYQQLPQAVVHPKHTQDVQLIGRVGAQDQYQSVTFSARGGGTGTNGQSLTKGIVVDMSRHMNKVLEINEAQAWVRVQSGVVKDQLNDAVRQYGYFFSPDLSTSNRATIGGMVNTDASGQGSLKYGKTSDHVLSLQAVFADGSVFDTQGDTQPEFDTLASKALLATEQICRENRAAIEAKFPPLNRFLTGYDLKNALQFTPVTSGSEPEDTRTEQGEFDLARVLCGAEGSLAFITEAKLNLTKIPKARTLINVKYNSFDAALRNAPFMVQAQALSVETIDSKVLNLAKQDIVWHTVSDLLTDVEGKDMQGINIIEFADPSEAKVHGLVEDLVATLKIKLATEQGGIIGFQVCSDLDSINKIYNMRKKAVGLLGGAKGRAKPIAFAEDTCVPPENLADYIAEFRTLLDGQSLNYGMFGHVDAGVLHVRPALDLCDPEQEKLMHQISDDVVKLVAKYGGLMWGEHGKGYRSEYGPEFFGDELFMQLRRVKTAFDPLNKMNPGKICTPVDSDDQLVKVSDTKRAFYDRQIPVNVRDSFNQAMDCNGNGLCFNYDVNSPMCPSMKITADRRHSPKGRAGLVREWLRQLTEQGIDVLDLEQQTLTQSTSIKTMIDRIRHSINKKKQYDFSHEVYDALNGCLACKACASQCPINVDVPSFRSRFLNLYYSRYQRPAKDYLVANIESLLPLMASAPKVVNGMLGMKWVQSLTKASIGYIDTPLLSVPTLKQQLSQKQWDSRFSLSYLQALSEQEKQDYVLVVQDPFTSYYDAQVVSDFVALAVKLGKKPIILPFKPNGKAQHIKGFLKQFTQSATTTAEFLNDIAKLDIPLVGIDPAMVLCYRDEYKEVLGEQACQFRVLSVHEWLQPNLECFNYVKPPVMQDVAQQHSSDIQAQQNQESLTWYLFSHCTEKTKLPNAEKEWGQIFQHFGAQLQSIAVGCCGMAGTFGHEADKFDMSQGIYQLSWQPNLNRLPKERCLSTGYSCRSQVKRFEGEKLRHPLQALLSIL, translated from the coding sequence ATGGTCGTTAAACACGATAATGCCACCAACACTGAAGCGACAAGCAAGGACACTTCATCAAATGCCGGCAATAATAAACGCGCGTTGCCAGCCCTGACACAGAGTTATTCTGTCGATCCTAAAGTTGCGACATATCTTGAAGAACTCAAACAATCGGGCTTTGACGGTGATATTGAGCAAACCTATGCCAGCCGTTTGGCTATGGCGACTGATAACAGTGTGTATCAGCAATTACCGCAAGCGGTGGTGCATCCTAAACATACTCAAGATGTTCAATTAATTGGCCGAGTGGGCGCGCAAGACCAATATCAGAGTGTGACCTTTTCTGCCCGTGGTGGCGGTACGGGGACTAATGGCCAATCCTTGACCAAAGGCATCGTGGTCGATATGTCTCGCCACATGAATAAAGTTCTCGAAATTAATGAAGCGCAAGCTTGGGTTCGAGTGCAATCTGGGGTGGTGAAAGATCAATTAAATGATGCGGTGCGTCAATATGGCTATTTCTTTTCACCCGATCTGTCTACCAGTAATCGAGCGACAATTGGCGGTATGGTGAATACCGATGCTTCCGGTCAAGGTTCGCTAAAATACGGCAAAACCTCGGATCATGTGTTATCACTGCAAGCGGTCTTTGCCGATGGGTCTGTGTTTGATACCCAAGGTGACACTCAACCTGAATTTGACACTCTTGCCAGTAAAGCGCTGCTTGCAACCGAGCAAATCTGCCGTGAAAATCGCGCGGCGATAGAAGCAAAATTCCCACCACTGAATCGCTTTTTAACGGGTTATGATCTCAAGAATGCGTTGCAATTTACACCCGTAACCAGTGGATCTGAGCCAGAAGATACACGCACCGAACAAGGCGAGTTTGATTTAGCTCGGGTGTTGTGCGGCGCAGAAGGCTCATTAGCTTTTATTACCGAAGCCAAACTGAACCTAACTAAAATTCCTAAAGCGCGCACTTTAATCAATGTGAAATACAACTCATTTGACGCTGCGTTACGCAACGCGCCATTTATGGTACAAGCGCAAGCGCTCTCGGTCGAAACCATTGACTCCAAAGTATTGAATTTAGCCAAGCAAGATATTGTGTGGCATACCGTCAGTGACTTACTGACCGATGTCGAAGGCAAAGACATGCAGGGTATCAATATTATTGAGTTTGCCGACCCGAGTGAAGCTAAAGTGCATGGGTTGGTCGAAGATTTGGTGGCGACACTAAAAATCAAACTTGCAACCGAACAAGGCGGCATTATCGGTTTTCAAGTGTGCAGCGATTTGGATAGCATCAACAAAATTTATAATATGCGTAAAAAAGCGGTGGGTTTACTTGGCGGCGCAAAAGGTCGAGCCAAACCGATCGCGTTTGCCGAAGATACTTGTGTCCCTCCAGAAAACCTTGCCGATTATATTGCCGAATTTAGAACTTTACTCGATGGTCAATCGTTAAACTATGGCATGTTTGGTCATGTGGATGCGGGTGTGTTGCATGTGCGTCCGGCGCTCGATTTATGCGACCCGGAACAAGAAAAACTGATGCACCAAATTTCGGACGATGTGGTCAAGTTAGTGGCCAAATATGGCGGTTTAATGTGGGGTGAGCACGGTAAAGGTTACCGCTCTGAATATGGCCCTGAATTTTTTGGTGATGAGTTGTTTATGCAACTTCGCCGCGTGAAAACGGCCTTTGACCCACTCAATAAAATGAATCCAGGTAAGATTTGTACTCCGGTCGATAGCGACGATCAGTTGGTGAAAGTTTCGGATACCAAACGAGCATTTTATGATCGTCAGATCCCGGTTAATGTTCGTGATAGCTTTAATCAAGCGATGGATTGTAATGGTAACGGTTTATGTTTTAACTACGACGTAAACTCTCCTATGTGTCCATCGATGAAGATCACCGCCGATCGCCGTCATTCACCCAAGGGCCGTGCTGGTTTAGTGCGTGAATGGTTGCGTCAGTTAACCGAGCAGGGGATTGATGTTTTAGATCTCGAGCAGCAAACCTTAACCCAATCAACGTCAATTAAAACCATGATTGACCGTATTCGTCACAGTATAAATAAGAAAAAACAGTACGATTTTTCTCATGAAGTGTACGATGCGCTCAATGGCTGTTTAGCTTGTAAAGCTTGCGCCAGCCAATGTCCGATCAATGTCGATGTTCCTTCGTTTCGTTCGCGTTTTTTAAATCTCTATTATTCGCGTTATCAACGTCCGGCCAAAGATTATTTAGTCGCCAATATCGAAAGCTTGTTACCGCTAATGGCCAGCGCGCCTAAAGTGGTCAATGGCATGTTAGGGATGAAATGGGTGCAGAGTTTAACCAAGGCAAGCATTGGTTATATTGATACCCCGTTATTATCCGTGCCAACCCTCAAACAACAGTTATCTCAAAAGCAATGGGATAGCCGTTTTAGTTTGTCGTATTTACAAGCGTTATCAGAACAAGAAAAACAAGACTATGTGCTGGTGGTACAAGATCCGTTCACCAGTTATTACGATGCACAAGTGGTGTCAGATTTTGTTGCTCTGGCGGTTAAATTGGGCAAAAAGCCAATCATTTTACCGTTCAAACCCAATGGTAAAGCGCAGCATATTAAAGGTTTCTTAAAGCAATTTACCCAATCGGCCACCACCACCGCTGAGTTTTTAAATGATATCGCGAAATTGGACATTCCTTTAGTGGGGATCGATCCTGCGATGGTGTTGTGTTATCGCGATGAATATAAAGAAGTGCTGGGTGAACAAGCCTGTCAATTTAGGGTGCTGTCGGTGCATGAGTGGCTACAACCTAACCTAGAGTGCTTTAACTATGTAAAACCACCTGTTATGCAGGATGTCGCGCAGCAGCACAGCAGTGATATACAAGCACAGCAAAATCAAGAGAGCTTAACTTGGTATCTATTCTCGCACTGTACGGAAAAGACCAAACTGCCTAATGCTGAAAAAGAGTGGGGGCAGATCTTCCAACACTTTGGCGCTCAGTTACAAAGTATTGCGGTAGGATGTTGCGGCATGGCGGGAACGTTTGGCCATGAAGCGGATAAGTTTGATATGTCACAAGGGATCTATCAACTCAGCTGGCAACCGAACTTAAATCGATTGCCTAAGGAACGATGCTTATCGACTGGTTATTCTTGTCGTAGCCAAGTGAAGCGTTTTGAAGGTGAGAAATTACGCCACCCACTGCAAGCCTTGTTGTCGATACTGTAA
- a CDS encoding DUF2786 domain-containing protein, protein MSKQKALKKIAKCLELGNSANVNEAAQAIKMAHNLMLKYGLDKDDIDFIKLGKTQSSHLLPANISSNLLRIIRGINTRFGVEAVLLNHKGLKRVEFIGEADRAIFAAFAFDIVYREMNEHTGQFRNSFSGSGTSSAEVTRRVNSFVSGWIEGALEKLPLIAPDDDSANKINNYIDKEFANIDRETFKQQLREAMNNFTADYEVGLKKGRKISVNRPIDGTGNEQNKKLIE, encoded by the coding sequence ATGTCTAAACAAAAAGCGCTTAAAAAAATAGCTAAATGTCTTGAACTTGGTAACTCAGCCAATGTGAATGAGGCCGCGCAAGCAATCAAAATGGCCCATAATCTAATGCTAAAATATGGCTTAGATAAAGACGATATTGATTTCATTAAGCTCGGAAAAACTCAGTCTAGTCATTTATTACCCGCCAATATTAGCTCTAACTTGCTGCGTATTATTCGCGGTATCAACACTCGTTTTGGCGTAGAGGCAGTATTGCTCAACCATAAAGGATTAAAACGTGTCGAGTTTATTGGAGAAGCCGATCGCGCTATTTTTGCAGCGTTTGCTTTTGATATCGTTTATAGAGAAATGAATGAGCATACAGGGCAATTTCGCAATAGTTTTTCGGGTTCTGGTACTAGCAGCGCAGAAGTGACTCGTCGGGTGAATTCATTTGTTTCCGGTTGGATTGAAGGCGCATTAGAAAAGCTACCATTAATCGCACCCGATGATGATTCGGCCAATAAGATCAATAACTACATTGATAAAGAATTTGCCAACATCGATCGCGAAACCTTTAAGCAACAGTTAAGAGAGGCGATGAATAACTTCACTGCCGATTATGAAGTTGGATTAAAGAAAGGTCGGAAAATTTCAGTCAACCGCCCTATTGATGGCACAGGCAACGAACAAAATAAAAAGTTAATCGAATAA
- a CDS encoding diguanylate cyclase domain-containing protein, with translation MAFITAAARVAERVRLAVEQYPWHVVGKLTCSFGVTELVGSERITKMIARADEALYHAKNNGRNRVEVLEKLTIPQDR, from the coding sequence ATTGCATTTATAACCGCTGCTGCAAGGGTTGCGGAACGAGTTCGTTTGGCGGTTGAACAATACCCATGGCACGTGGTTGGTAAGTTAACCTGCAGTTTTGGTGTAACTGAGTTGGTAGGCTCTGAACGTATTACCAAGATGATTGCTCGCGCCGATGAAGCCTTATACCATGCAAAAAATAACGGACGTAACCGAGTTGAAGTGTTGGAAAAGTTGACGATCCCACAAGATCGTTAA
- the aqpZ gene encoding aquaporin Z: MNKYLAECFGTFWLVLGGCGSAVLAAGYPELGIGFVGVALAFGLTVLTMAFAIGHISGCHLNPAVSIGLWAGGRFPANQLLPYIIAQVAGGIIGAGILYLIASGKAGFDLAGGFASNGYGAHSPDGYSMMAVLVCEVVMTMMFLIVIMGATDKRAPAGFAPIAIGLCLTLIHLISIPVSNTSVNPARSTAVAVFVGDWATSQLWLFWVAPIIGGILGALIYRVIACEKNEAAAA, from the coding sequence ATGAATAAATATTTAGCAGAATGTTTTGGTACGTTTTGGCTAGTACTTGGCGGTTGTGGTAGTGCTGTATTAGCTGCGGGCTATCCTGAACTGGGTATAGGTTTTGTTGGGGTGGCACTGGCCTTTGGTTTGACGGTATTGACCATGGCATTTGCGATTGGTCATATTTCAGGTTGTCACTTAAACCCAGCGGTTTCTATCGGTCTTTGGGCGGGTGGTCGTTTTCCGGCAAACCAACTTTTACCTTACATTATTGCGCAAGTTGCTGGTGGTATTATCGGTGCAGGTATCCTTTATCTGATCGCATCAGGTAAAGCCGGATTTGATCTTGCGGGTGGTTTTGCATCAAATGGTTACGGCGCTCATTCTCCAGACGGTTATTCTATGATGGCAGTATTGGTGTGTGAAGTTGTAATGACAATGATGTTCTTAATCGTGATCATGGGCGCAACCGATAAACGCGCACCTGCAGGCTTTGCCCCAATCGCGATTGGTTTATGTCTAACCCTTATTCACCTTATCTCTATTCCAGTCAGTAATACTTCTGTTAACCCTGCTCGTAGTACTGCGGTGGCGGTTTTTGTGGGTGATTGGGCAACGTCACAATTGTGGTTGTTCTGGGTTGCGCCAATCATTGGCGGCATTCTAGGTGCGCTGATCTACCGCGTTATTGCTTGTGAAAAAAACGAAGCGGCAGCAGCATAA
- a CDS encoding SanA/YdcF family protein, translating into METVSMPHKRTLLNRSYIMITLSIVVTGVLLLCLSVFAIDRIISWKTQDSIYHNVGDVPPYNIGLVLGTSKYIGRTLNTYYSHRIEAAIKLYQQGKIRTFLLSGDNAHRSYNEPWTMKRDLLKAGVEDKNINLDYAGFRTLDSIIRARDIFQADHFLIITQDFHCERALYIAQYHHIDASCLAVPGPVETSGFHVRLREVFARTKAFLDLYILKSQPKFLGPINPIFGHEDKLEAEKLSASEQKNLSHIEPSQSLK; encoded by the coding sequence ATGGAAACAGTTTCAATGCCACACAAACGCACCTTGCTTAATCGTTCATATATCATGATTACGTTGTCCATTGTTGTGACTGGCGTTTTGCTGCTGTGCCTTTCTGTTTTTGCCATTGATCGTATTATTAGCTGGAAAACCCAAGACTCTATTTACCACAATGTTGGAGATGTTCCTCCGTATAACATCGGCTTGGTTTTAGGTACCAGCAAATACATTGGTCGCACTTTGAACACCTATTATTCACACCGGATAGAAGCTGCGATCAAACTGTATCAACAGGGTAAAATTCGTACATTTCTACTCAGTGGTGACAATGCCCACCGCTCTTATAACGAGCCGTGGACCATGAAGCGGGATTTATTAAAAGCAGGGGTTGAAGACAAGAATATTAATTTAGATTATGCCGGATTTAGAACTCTCGACTCAATCATCCGTGCACGAGATATTTTTCAAGCCGATCATTTCTTAATTATCACCCAAGACTTTCATTGTGAACGAGCGCTGTATATTGCTCAATATCATCATATTGATGCCAGCTGCTTGGCGGTACCAGGGCCAGTTGAAACCTCTGGATTTCATGTTCGATTAAGAGAAGTATTTGCCCGTACCAAAGCATTTCTTGATCTGTATATTTTAAAATCTCAACCGAAATTTTTAGGTCCGATTAATCCTATTTTTGGACATGAAGATAAATTAGAAGCAGAAAAGCTATCTGCTTCAGAGCAGAAAAATCTATCCCATATTGAACCAAGTCAATCGCTTAAATAA